The following are encoded in a window of Bacillus xiapuensis genomic DNA:
- a CDS encoding bifunctional homocysteine S-methyltransferase/methylenetetrahydrofolate reductase codes for MRLLDRLQNELLLADGAMGTLLYSYGIDFCYEELNMSRPDIIERIHLEYMKAGADIIQTNTYSANAIKLARYGLEDRARELNRSAVQIAKKAAASHRRFVLGTIGGIRGIRKSTASVPEIETAIREQAEAILSEQPDGLLLETYYDFEELSAVLQLIRPLTELPIITQVSMHEPGVLQNGTPLPDALQQLESLGADVVGVNCRLGPHHMIQSLEEVPLPEKAFLSAYPNASLLDVEDGRIVYESEADYFGQSAVQLRNQGARLIGGCCGTTPKHIEAAKKALFGLKPIIEKAVKKSKPIVIQETSRPASPPLHEQVEKGRTVIVELDTPKHLDTAAYLKGAQMLQKTSIDAITLADNSLASPRISNVAMASLLKMNHQIRPLVHITCRDRNLIGLQSHIMGLHALGLHDVLAITGDPTKVGDFPGATSVYDVSSLELIQLIKQLNEGLSFSGKPLNQKASFSVAAAFNPNVRVIERAVKRLEKKIECGADYFITQPVFTKEKIIEVYEATKHIPAPIFIGIMPLTSFRNAEFLHHEVPGIKLSDETLSRMKACEYDKQAAAREGIQIAKELIETAAQLFNGIYLITPFLRYEMSIELVRYIEELDGKTNERGIAHVQSTTN; via the coding sequence ATGCGCTTATTAGATCGATTGCAAAATGAACTATTATTAGCTGACGGAGCGATGGGCACACTGCTCTATTCTTACGGCATTGATTTCTGCTACGAAGAATTAAACATGAGCAGGCCGGACATTATTGAACGAATACATTTGGAATATATGAAAGCAGGCGCCGACATTATCCAAACGAACACGTACAGCGCCAATGCCATCAAGCTCGCGCGCTACGGATTAGAAGACCGGGCGAGGGAATTGAACCGGTCAGCGGTGCAAATCGCCAAGAAGGCCGCCGCTTCTCACCGCCGCTTTGTGCTTGGAACTATCGGCGGAATCCGCGGAATCCGCAAAAGCACCGCTTCTGTCCCAGAAATTGAAACAGCCATCCGAGAACAAGCTGAAGCTATATTGTCTGAACAGCCAGATGGCCTTTTACTTGAAACCTATTATGACTTTGAAGAGCTTTCAGCCGTTTTGCAGCTGATTCGCCCGCTCACCGAATTGCCGATAATTACACAGGTATCGATGCATGAGCCCGGTGTTCTGCAAAATGGAACACCGCTGCCGGACGCATTGCAGCAGCTTGAGTCGCTGGGAGCGGATGTAGTCGGTGTCAATTGCCGCCTGGGTCCTCACCATATGATCCAATCGCTTGAAGAAGTGCCCCTGCCGGAGAAAGCATTTCTGTCGGCTTATCCCAATGCCAGCTTACTCGATGTGGAGGATGGCAGAATCGTCTACGAATCGGAGGCTGATTACTTCGGTCAATCAGCTGTTCAGCTTCGCAATCAGGGCGCTCGCTTAATTGGCGGCTGCTGCGGAACGACACCAAAGCATATAGAAGCCGCAAAAAAAGCGCTATTTGGTCTCAAACCGATCATCGAGAAGGCCGTCAAGAAAAGCAAACCCATCGTCATTCAAGAAACTTCCCGGCCTGCCTCCCCTCCCCTTCATGAACAGGTGGAAAAAGGAAGGACGGTCATTGTCGAGCTGGATACTCCAAAGCATTTAGACACAGCTGCCTATTTAAAAGGAGCACAGATGCTCCAAAAAACGAGCATTGACGCCATCACCTTAGCTGATAATTCACTCGCTTCTCCGCGAATCAGCAATGTGGCGATGGCCTCCCTGCTGAAAATGAATCATCAGATCCGCCCGCTCGTTCATATTACCTGCCGTGACCGCAACTTAATCGGCCTGCAATCGCATATCATGGGATTGCACGCTTTAGGCCTGCATGATGTATTAGCGATCACCGGCGATCCGACAAAGGTAGGAGACTTTCCGGGCGCCACCTCTGTTTATGATGTTTCCAGCTTAGAGCTGATTCAGCTGATCAAACAGTTAAATGAAGGGCTTTCTTTTTCAGGAAAGCCGTTAAATCAAAAAGCAAGCTTTTCCGTTGCCGCAGCGTTCAACCCAAATGTCCGCGTTATTGAACGGGCCGTGAAGCGTCTCGAGAAAAAAATAGAATGCGGAGCCGATTACTTTATCACGCAGCCAGTCTTTACAAAAGAGAAAATCATTGAAGTATATGAAGCTACTAAGCATATCCCAGCACCAATATTTATCGGCATCATGCCTTTAACAAGCTTTCGAAACGCTGAATTTCTTCATCATGAAGTGCCCGGCATTAAGCTATCCGATGAAACGCTGTCACGGATGAAGGCATGCGAATATGATAAGCAAGCCGCCGCCCGTGAAGGAATCCAGATTGCCAAGGAGCTGATTGAAACGGCGGCACAGCTTTTTAACGGAATTTATTTAATTACTCCATTTCTTCGTTATGAAATGTCCATAGAGCTAGTCCGCTACATAGAAGAACTTGACGGAAAAACAAACGAAAGAGGGATCGCTCATGTCCAATCGACCACCAATTGA
- a CDS encoding EamA family transporter has protein sequence MNQLRYSLFVLIGACSYGIQGSLIKLATNAGFKAEEITAAQYFFGLLLVLLVVLFAKRVKLNIKQTASLLALGVLLSLTGVFYSTSIEQLTASVSIILLFQFTWIGILIEAVYLRKFPSNLKIISVILLWAGTVLAGGAGSDNITALFNGKGAVFGILAAVTFSLFLFFSGKAGKGVPTIQRSLVTTAGGLMTVLLVASPAAITEGITTGAFWKYGLLVGLFGVVIPIVFFAVGTPHIDSGTATILGAAELPAAIIAAMLILGEQMTLAQMAGIILILIGIVVPQWRPRKKAHSRHLSVH, from the coding sequence ATGAACCAGCTGCGTTATTCTTTATTCGTACTAATAGGGGCATGCAGCTATGGTATTCAGGGTTCGCTGATTAAGCTGGCGACAAACGCTGGCTTTAAAGCGGAAGAGATTACCGCAGCTCAGTACTTTTTTGGCTTGCTTTTAGTGCTGCTCGTAGTGCTGTTTGCCAAACGGGTGAAGTTGAATATAAAACAGACGGCATCACTGCTGGCTCTTGGGGTGCTCTTAAGTTTAACAGGCGTATTTTATTCAACTAGCATTGAACAATTAACGGCGTCTGTTTCGATTATTCTGCTGTTCCAATTTACTTGGATCGGTATTTTAATTGAAGCTGTGTATTTAAGAAAGTTCCCGTCCAATTTAAAAATTATATCGGTCATTCTTCTCTGGGCAGGCACAGTGCTGGCAGGAGGCGCCGGTTCGGACAACATAACCGCGCTGTTTAATGGCAAGGGGGCTGTCTTTGGCATCTTAGCTGCTGTTACCTTCTCTCTGTTTCTTTTCTTCAGCGGAAAAGCAGGGAAGGGAGTGCCGACAATTCAAAGAAGCTTAGTGACGACGGCTGGCGGCTTAATGACGGTCTTATTAGTTGCTTCTCCCGCCGCCATTACGGAAGGTATCACGACTGGCGCATTCTGGAAATACGGACTGCTTGTTGGTCTGTTTGGAGTGGTGATTCCCATCGTCTTCTTTGCTGTAGGAACACCGCATATTGATTCAGGCACAGCGACCATCCTTGGAGCGGCTGAACTGCCGGCGGCGATCATCGCGGCGATGCTCATTCTCGGCGAGCAAATGACATTGGCACAGATGGCAGGCATTATTTTGATCTTAATTGGAATTGTGGTTCCGCAGTGGCGGCCGAGAAAAAAGGCGCATTCCAGACATCTTTCTGTACATTGA
- a CDS encoding nitric oxide synthase oxygenase, translating into MNEQLWKKAEEFIHQCHRELQKPEDETSSRLCEIKEEIEETGSYTHTYEELAHGARMAWRNSNRCIGRLFWRTLHVLDERSRDTEEAVFQALARHVTFAENGGKIRPVITIFRPSLPGKGDIRVWNHQLVRYAGYETADGIVGDPASLELTQRCEELGWRGKKTDFDYLPWVVQIGSRPPKWKEVPSGLMKEVHIVHPELEWFSELKLKWYAVPIISDMKLEIGGIHYPLAPFNGWYMGTEIGARNLADENRYHKLPEVARRMGLNIERLSDLWKDKALTELNIAVLYSFKRAGVSIVDHHTAAQQFKLFEQSEAQEERALTGDWTWLIPPMSPAATHIFHQEYENATHTPNFFYQKKPYE; encoded by the coding sequence ATGAACGAGCAACTTTGGAAGAAAGCTGAAGAATTCATTCATCAATGCCACCGCGAGCTGCAAAAGCCGGAGGATGAAACGAGCTCTCGTTTATGTGAGATTAAAGAAGAAATAGAAGAGACGGGAAGCTATACTCATACGTATGAAGAGCTGGCCCATGGCGCGCGGATGGCTTGGCGCAACAGCAACCGCTGCATCGGGCGGCTGTTTTGGCGGACGCTTCATGTGTTAGATGAACGGAGCAGAGATACGGAGGAGGCGGTATTTCAAGCGCTTGCCCGGCATGTGACATTTGCTGAAAACGGGGGAAAGATCCGTCCTGTCATCACGATATTTCGGCCCTCTTTGCCCGGGAAAGGAGACATTCGTGTCTGGAATCACCAATTGGTTCGCTATGCGGGCTATGAAACAGCTGACGGAATCGTTGGCGACCCTGCGTCATTAGAACTGACTCAGCGCTGTGAGGAGCTTGGCTGGCGAGGCAAAAAAACGGATTTTGATTATTTGCCTTGGGTAGTGCAAATCGGAAGCAGACCTCCTAAGTGGAAGGAAGTTCCTTCGGGCTTGATGAAGGAAGTACACATCGTTCATCCGGAGCTGGAATGGTTCAGCGAACTGAAGTTAAAGTGGTATGCCGTACCGATTATTTCGGACATGAAGCTGGAAATTGGCGGAATCCATTATCCGTTGGCTCCGTTTAATGGATGGTATATGGGAACGGAAATCGGAGCCCGAAATCTTGCTGATGAAAACCGTTATCATAAACTGCCTGAGGTTGCTAGGCGCATGGGACTGAACATAGAGAGACTCTCGGATCTTTGGAAGGACAAGGCTTTAACAGAGCTGAATATTGCCGTTTTGTACTCGTTTAAAAGAGCGGGAGTCAGTATTGTCGATCATCATACGGCTGCCCAGCAATTTAAACTATTCGAACAGAGCGAAGCGCAGGAGGAACGGGCGCTTACAGGTGACTGGACGTGGCTGATTCCGCCTATGTCTCCGGCTGCTACGCATATTTTTCATCAAGAGTATGAGAATGCCACACATACGCCGAATTTCTTTTACCAAAAGAAGCCCTATGAATGA
- the mreBH gene encoding rod-share determining protein MreBH, giving the protein MFGQTEIGIDLGTANLLVYTKDKGIIINEPSVVAIDAETKKVLAIGSEAKEMIGKTPGRIIATRPLKDGVIADFDITTDMLKGIMQKASKILGFTIRKPSVVVCTPSGATTVEKRAIEDAIKSSGAKNVQLIEEPVAAAIGADLPVGEPIANLIVDIGGGTTEVAIISYGGVVSCNSLRLGGDKLDEDIVQYVRKAYNILIGERTAENIKMEIGYALVDHEEKTMDVRGRDLVTGLPKTIEVSSYEIQQALKESLLAILETIRVTLESSPPELSGDIVDRGVVISGGGALLNGMQEWLSNEIIVPVHLAPNPLESVAIGTGRSLHVMKSLQKATS; this is encoded by the coding sequence ATGTTTGGACAAACTGAAATTGGCATTGATTTAGGGACTGCCAACCTATTAGTTTATACGAAGGATAAAGGGATTATTATTAACGAGCCGTCCGTTGTGGCGATCGATGCGGAGACGAAGAAGGTATTAGCCATCGGCAGTGAAGCAAAAGAAATGATCGGAAAAACTCCAGGGCGCATTATTGCGACCCGCCCGCTGAAAGATGGAGTAATTGCCGACTTCGATATCACCACGGACATGCTAAAAGGAATCATGCAAAAAGCGAGCAAAATTTTGGGATTTACCATCCGCAAGCCCTCCGTTGTGGTTTGTACGCCATCCGGAGCGACAACAGTGGAAAAACGCGCCATTGAAGACGCGATTAAAAGCAGCGGAGCCAAAAATGTGCAGCTCATCGAAGAACCGGTAGCCGCGGCCATCGGGGCGGATTTGCCGGTTGGCGAGCCAATCGCCAACTTAATTGTGGATATTGGCGGCGGAACGACGGAAGTTGCAATCATCTCCTATGGCGGCGTCGTTTCCTGCAACTCACTCCGTCTAGGCGGAGATAAGCTGGATGAGGATATTGTGCAATACGTGCGCAAAGCATACAACATATTAATCGGCGAACGGACGGCGGAAAATATTAAGATGGAGATTGGGTATGCTTTAGTCGATCATGAAGAAAAAACGATGGATGTGCGCGGACGGGATCTCGTCACTGGCCTGCCAAAAACCATTGAAGTCAGCTCTTATGAGATTCAACAGGCACTGAAGGAATCCTTGCTTGCCATATTGGAAACGATTCGCGTAACTTTAGAAAGCTCACCGCCGGAATTAAGCGGCGATATTGTCGACAGAGGAGTAGTGATTAGCGGAGGCGGCGCCTTGCTGAATGGAATGCAAGAATGGCTGAGCAATGAAATCATCGTTCCTGTCCATCTCGCTCCAAACCCGCTTGAATCTGTCGCGATCGGTACGGGACGCTCACTTCACGTCATGAAATCCCTGCAAAAAGCAACAAGCTAA
- a CDS encoding acyl-CoA thioesterase, producing MREKRLMKDTLSIKTSHVLPPDTNHHGTLFGGKLMAYIDDIASITATKHARKPVVTASTDSVDFLKPIRVGDAVTLEAMVSYTGTTSMEVFVKVLAENLLTGESSVAAISFLTFVALDENGKPVMVPEVIPESKEEKWLNETAVNRAEHRKARKRYSKELAEFFSNL from the coding sequence ATGAGAGAAAAAAGACTGATGAAAGACACTTTATCTATCAAAACAAGCCATGTGCTTCCTCCTGACACGAATCACCATGGCACATTATTCGGCGGCAAGCTCATGGCTTACATAGATGATATCGCTTCGATCACCGCTACCAAGCATGCCAGAAAACCGGTGGTAACAGCTTCCACCGATTCTGTCGACTTCCTGAAGCCGATTCGCGTTGGCGATGCAGTTACATTAGAAGCGATGGTGTCGTATACCGGAACGACAAGTATGGAAGTATTTGTAAAAGTTCTGGCTGAAAACTTGCTGACGGGCGAATCTTCTGTAGCCGCCATTTCATTCCTGACATTTGTCGCGCTGGATGAAAACGGCAAGCCCGTAATGGTTCCTGAAGTCATTCCTGAATCCAAGGAGGAAAAATGGCTGAATGAAACAGCGGTTAATCGGGCAGAACACCGCAAAGCGCGAAAAAGATACAGCAAAGAACTGGCTGAATTTTTCTCCAATTTGTGA
- the argF gene encoding ornithine carbamoyltransferase encodes MTINLLATQHLAGMDLLQLADFSSESIEGLVRLADDMKKNKGNYANSLQGQILGMIFEKSSTRTRVSFEAAMLQLGGHAMFLSSNDLQIGRGETIEDTGQVLSGYLDGIMIRTHHHSRIEALAEAASIPVINGLTDAYHPCQALADLLTVYELKGKFKGQKLVYVGDGNNVAHSLMIGCAMTGMNFTLTAPAGYEPASEIVEKAKEMAARTKAKIEITADPCEAVKEADFIYTDVWTSMGQEEEAKERLKAFAAYQVNDQLMSLAKADCKFMHCLPAHRGEEVSASVMDGAASVVFQQAENRLHAQKAVLYSLMKK; translated from the coding sequence ATGACGATCAATCTACTGGCAACTCAACATTTAGCTGGAATGGATTTGCTGCAGCTGGCGGATTTCAGCTCCGAAAGTATAGAAGGTCTCGTGCGCTTGGCGGACGATATGAAGAAGAACAAAGGAAATTACGCAAACAGCTTACAAGGACAAATATTAGGCATGATTTTTGAAAAAAGCTCCACTCGTACGCGGGTATCTTTTGAGGCGGCGATGCTCCAGCTCGGCGGCCATGCGATGTTTCTCAGCTCCAATGACTTGCAGATTGGGCGCGGAGAAACGATTGAGGATACCGGTCAGGTTCTGTCCGGATATTTGGATGGAATCATGATTCGGACGCATCATCACTCGAGAATTGAAGCGCTGGCAGAAGCGGCAAGCATTCCCGTGATTAACGGCTTAACGGATGCCTATCACCCGTGCCAAGCATTGGCGGATTTACTGACAGTTTATGAGCTGAAAGGAAAGTTCAAAGGGCAAAAGCTGGTGTATGTTGGCGACGGAAATAATGTCGCTCATTCTCTTATGATTGGATGCGCCATGACGGGCATGAATTTTACTTTGACGGCCCCGGCGGGATACGAGCCGGCCTCTGAAATAGTCGAGAAAGCAAAAGAAATGGCTGCCCGCACGAAAGCGAAGATTGAGATTACAGCCGACCCTTGCGAAGCTGTAAAGGAAGCGGATTTTATCTACACAGATGTATGGACGAGCATGGGTCAGGAGGAGGAAGCAAAAGAGCGTTTAAAGGCCTTCGCAGCATATCAGGTCAATGATCAGCTGATGTCTTTGGCCAAGGCGGATTGTAAATTTATGCATTGCTTGCCGGCTCATCGCGGGGAGGAAGTTTCAGCGAGTGTCATGGACGGCGCTGCTTCGGTTGTCTTTCAGCAAGCAGAAAACCGTCTGCATGCTCAAAAAGCTGTGCTTTACAGCCTGATGAAAAAGTAA
- a CDS encoding LysR family transcriptional regulator, with amino-acid sequence MELRQIKYFMEVAKEEHVTEAAYRLHVAQSAVSRQIAKLEEELGVDLFLREGRNVKLTFAGKVFLQHIQSAMNEIDKAVAAVNDYLNPEAGKIRLGFPTSLATKTLPRVISAFRKQYTDIGFDFHQGSNKELRELVADGEIDLAFVSPVPEETADIGTKIFFSEDMRALLPVHHPLSKQKQVNLRDLIEDQFVLFREGYDMRKLVVEACQQVSFEPKVAFESEDIYTIKGLVEAGLGVTLLPETILADQTPLGTVSLPVVVPAVTRTVGVVYTKKRSLPPTEKMFYHFLIDYYHRINQFRL; translated from the coding sequence ATGGAACTTCGTCAAATCAAATACTTTATGGAAGTGGCCAAAGAAGAGCATGTAACAGAAGCGGCGTACCGTTTGCATGTTGCTCAATCGGCTGTCAGCAGGCAGATTGCCAAGCTGGAGGAAGAGCTGGGCGTAGACTTGTTCTTGCGCGAAGGACGGAATGTGAAGCTGACATTCGCCGGGAAGGTGTTTTTACAGCATATTCAATCTGCAATGAATGAAATAGATAAAGCGGTAGCAGCTGTCAACGACTATTTAAATCCAGAGGCGGGAAAAATCAGGCTTGGATTTCCGACTTCACTGGCAACGAAAACTTTGCCGCGTGTGATTTCTGCCTTTCGAAAGCAATATACCGATATAGGCTTTGACTTTCATCAAGGATCTAACAAAGAGCTTAGAGAATTGGTGGCTGACGGTGAGATTGATTTGGCATTCGTGTCACCCGTGCCGGAGGAAACAGCGGATATCGGCACAAAGATCTTTTTTTCGGAAGATATGCGGGCGCTTTTGCCCGTCCATCACCCGCTCTCTAAACAAAAACAAGTGAATTTGCGCGATCTTATCGAAGATCAGTTTGTCCTCTTTCGCGAAGGCTATGATATGAGAAAGCTGGTCGTTGAAGCTTGCCAGCAAGTAAGCTTTGAACCGAAGGTGGCCTTTGAAAGCGAGGATATCTATACGATTAAAGGACTGGTCGAAGCAGGGCTCGGTGTTACGCTGTTGCCGGAGACGATACTGGCTGATCAGACGCCGCTGGGAACCGTCAGCCTGCCTGTGGTTGTCCCTGCTGTTACCCGCACCGTAGGCGTGGTTTATACAAAAAAGCGCAGCCTGCCGCCAACTGAAAAAATGTTCTATCATTTTCTAATTGATTATTATCATCGGATTAATCAATTCCGATTATAG
- a CDS encoding aminopeptidase, producing MNNFQELLEKYADLAVQVGVNIQKDQTLVINAATDAAGFVRLVVKKAYEAGAKQVYVEWSDDQVSRLKYELAPDEAFTEFPSWRVQMLEELASKGAAFLSIISSSPDLLKGISSQRIAVSQKTAGQALHRYKQMIQADKVSWSVIAVPSEAWAQKVFPDLPKEEQVPALWQAILQAVRADADDPVKAWKQHDQALNKKVEYLNNKRYQSLHYTAAGTDLTIDLPEGHLWIGAGSVNEQGHSFMANMPTEEVFTVPYKYGVNGYVSSTKPLSYGGNIIDEFTITFEKGRIVKVSAQQGEDVLKGLAETDEGARYLGEIALVPHQSPISETNILFYNTLFDENASCHLAIGSAYAFCLEGGKSMSQEQLEQNGLNTSITHVDFMIGSHDLNIDGITKSGEREPIFRNGNWADMI from the coding sequence ATGAACAACTTTCAAGAATTATTAGAAAAGTATGCGGATCTTGCGGTACAAGTCGGGGTTAATATTCAAAAAGACCAAACGCTTGTGATCAACGCGGCGACGGATGCGGCCGGCTTTGTTCGCTTAGTTGTTAAAAAAGCCTATGAAGCCGGTGCTAAACAGGTATACGTCGAATGGAGCGATGATCAGGTATCACGCCTGAAATACGAGCTTGCCCCCGATGAAGCATTCACTGAGTTTCCAAGCTGGAGGGTGCAGATGCTGGAAGAGCTGGCAAGCAAAGGAGCGGCTTTCCTGTCAATCATATCTTCCAGTCCGGACCTGCTTAAAGGGATCAGCTCTCAGCGGATCGCCGTTTCTCAAAAAACAGCCGGTCAGGCGCTCCATCGGTATAAGCAAATGATCCAAGCTGATAAGGTCAGCTGGTCCGTAATCGCTGTCCCTTCCGAAGCATGGGCACAAAAAGTATTTCCTGACCTGCCAAAAGAAGAGCAAGTGCCGGCTCTTTGGCAAGCGATTCTTCAAGCGGTGCGCGCCGATGCCGATGATCCGGTGAAAGCGTGGAAGCAGCATGATCAAGCGTTAAATAAAAAAGTGGAGTACTTAAATAATAAGCGTTATCAATCCTTGCATTACACGGCAGCCGGCACCGATTTAACCATTGATCTTCCTGAAGGCCATCTATGGATCGGGGCCGGAAGCGTCAATGAACAAGGCCATTCATTTATGGCCAACATGCCGACGGAAGAAGTGTTCACGGTTCCGTATAAATACGGGGTCAATGGTTATGTATCCAGCACGAAACCCCTCAGCTACGGCGGAAATATTATCGATGAGTTTACCATCACATTTGAAAAAGGAAGAATTGTTAAAGTCAGCGCTCAACAAGGTGAGGATGTTCTGAAGGGGCTTGCCGAAACAGATGAAGGCGCCCGCTATCTTGGCGAAATCGCCCTCGTGCCTCATCAATCGCCAATCTCAGAGACCAATATCCTATTCTACAATACATTATTTGATGAAAACGCCTCATGCCATTTAGCAATCGGCAGCGCCTATGCCTTTTGCCTAGAGGGCGGAAAAAGCATGTCTCAGGAACAGCTTGAGCAAAACGGCTTAAATACAAGCATTACCCATGTCGACTTTATGATCGGCTCCCATGATTTGAACATTGACGGCATAACGAAAAGCGGAGAGCGTGAACCGATTTTCCGCAACGGAAACTGGGCAGACATGATTTAA
- a CDS encoding RrF2 family transcriptional regulator, which yields MRLTLYTDYSLRVLIYLASKEQGKLSNIKEIADAYQISKNHLMKVIHKLGRMKVIETIRGRNGGIRLALPPEKINIGKVVRETEDDFHLVECFQPETNRCVVSPACGLKHVLFQALQAYLDVLDQYTLKDIAGDPDILRQLFQRTPGE from the coding sequence ATGAGATTAACGCTATATACTGACTATTCTCTACGTGTGCTGATTTATTTAGCTTCTAAGGAGCAAGGCAAACTCTCCAACATCAAGGAAATTGCCGATGCCTACCAAATTTCAAAAAATCATTTGATGAAGGTCATTCATAAGCTTGGCAGAATGAAAGTGATTGAAACAATCCGCGGCCGCAATGGCGGGATTCGTCTCGCTCTGCCTCCAGAAAAAATCAATATTGGAAAGGTTGTCCGAGAAACAGAAGATGACTTTCATTTGGTGGAATGCTTTCAGCCGGAGACCAACCGATGCGTGGTTTCTCCCGCTTGCGGTCTTAAGCATGTTCTGTTCCAGGCTCTTCAAGCTTATCTTGACGTTCTTGATCAATACACGCTTAAAGACATAGCTGGCGACCCCGACATTCTGCGCCAGCTGTTTCAAAGAACCCCCGGCGAATAA